Proteins encoded by one window of Rhodamnia argentea isolate NSW1041297 chromosome 6, ASM2092103v1, whole genome shotgun sequence:
- the LOC115755959 gene encoding zinc finger BED domain-containing protein RICESLEEPER 2-like, with product MKVKKSSKRKSTQIRYVRGSPMRAKSFQACIESARISYKGSACLDVFTKWNSTYLMLDTTLKLRKAFERLEEDDPFFSAELEDETPKNEDWEKCQSSYHIFEEVL from the exons atgaaggtgaagaagtctTCGAAGAGGAAGTCGACACAAATAAG GTATGTGAGAGGTTCTCCCATGAGAGCTAAATCATTCCAAGCTTGTATTGAGAGTGCAAGGATCAGTTATAAGGGTTCAGCATGTCTTGATGTTTTCACTAAATGGAACTCCACTTATCTCATGTTAGACACTACCTTAAAGCTAAGAAAAGCTTTTGAGAGGctggaagaagatgatcctttcTTCTCGGCTGAGCTTGAAGATGAAACTCCTAAAAATGAAGATTGGGAAAAATGCCAGAGTTCTTATCATATTTTTGAAGAAGTTTTATGA